ACCAGTCGCGCAGCGGCCCGCGTTCGGCCATCGGCACATCGAGAAGGTTGCCGATGATCTGGATCGGGATCGAGGCGGCGAAATCCTCGATCAGATCGACGCTGCCGTGCCCCTGCATCCCGTCCAGCAGCGCATCGACAGCCGCGACCAGCCCCGGCTCCATCCGTGCGATTGCCCGCGGCGTCAGCGCCGATGTCATGATCCGCCGCACCCGCGTATGCAGGGGCGGGTCGTTGAACACCAGCGACGTGGTGTGATGCTCGAAGAGCGGCGAGCCCGCCCCGAATTTCGGCCCGAACGCCGCCGTCTTGTCCGACGAATAAAGCGTCGTGTCGCGATAGATCCGGTCGAGATCGGCGTGACGGCAGAGCAGCACCGATCCATCGGGCTGGCGCAGCACCGGCGCATGGTTCAGCAGGGCGTCATAGACCGGGAACGGGTTGTCGGCAAAGCCCTCGGGCGGCGCGGCCAGGTCGAACCCCGTCGCGATATCGCGCATCTCGCCGTTCATCACATCGTCATCCTCCCGCGTTCACGTTTGGACAGGACGGGCGGGCTGTCAACGGCAGAGCAACACAGGACAAGGGCCGCCCCGGTCGCGGGACGGCCCTTGCGGCAATGGCGAGGATCGGCCGGATCAGCCGACCAGTTCGATGCCCGAGAAGAAATAGGCGATCTCGACAGCGGCGGTTTCCGGCGCGTCCGAGCCGTGAACCGAGTTTTCGCCGACCGATTCCGCGAACTCGGCGCGGATGGTGCCCGGTGCCGCGTCGGCGGGGTTGGTCGCGCCCATCACTTCGCGGTTGCGCGCGATGGCGTTGTCGCCTTCGAGAACCTGCACCACGACCGGGGCCGAGGACATGAAATCGCACAGTTCGTCATAGAACGGACGTTCGGCGTGGACCTCGTAGAACTTGCCGGCCTGTGCCTTGGTCATGTGGATCCGCTTCTGGGCGACGATGCGCAGGCCGGCTTCTTCCAGCTTGGCGTTGATCGCACCGGTCAGGTTGCGGCGGGTGGCGTCGGGCTTGATGATCGAAAAGGTGCGTTCCAGGGCCATGGGGTATCTCCTTCGGGGCTGGTTGCGTCTGGTTGTTCGTGGCGGCGGGCGGCCCCGCCGGTCAATGCCGCGCGCCGCGTAACATGGGGGGCGGCGCTTGGGAAGGGCGTTTCGGACCCGATTGACAGTGCCCCGGCCCTGCGTCACACCGCCCGCATGTTGCGTATCGATGACATCACCTATTCGGTCGGCGGCCGTCCGTTGCTCGAAGCGGCGTCGGCGGTGATCCCGACCGGCCACAAGGTTGGCCTGGTGGGGCGGAACGGCACCGGCAAGACCACGCTGTTCCGGCTGATCCGGGGCGAACTGGCGCTGGAAAGCGGGTCGGTTACCCTGCCCAGCCGCGCCCGCATCGGCGGCGTCGCGCAAGAGGCGCCATCCTCGGATGTGTCGCTGCTGGACACGGTGCTGGCGGCCGATACGGAACGCGCGGCGCTGCTGGCCGAGGCCGCAACCGCGACCGATCCGGCGCGCATCGCCGAGGTGCAGACGCGGCTGGCCGATATCGACGCCTGGTCGGCCGAGGCCCGCGCCGCGTCGATCCTCAAGGGGCTGGGATTCGACGATGCCGCGCAGGCACGGCCCTGTTCTGATTTCTCGGGCGGCTGGCGGATGCGGGTGGCGCTGGCGGCGGTGCTGTTCTCGCAGCCCGACCTGCTGCTGCTGGACGAACCGACCAACTATCTCGACCTCGAAGGCGCACTGTGGCTGGAAAGCTACCTGGCCCGCTATCCGCATACGGTCATCATCGTCAGCCATGACCGCGGCCTGCTGAACCGCGCCGTGGGTGCGATCCTGCACCTGGAGGATCGCAAGCTGACGCTCTACCAGGGGCCCTATGACCAGTTCGCCCGCGCGCGTGCCGAGAAACTGGCGCTGGCCGAGGCGATGGCCAAGAAGCAGGAGGCGCGGCGGGCGCATCTGCAATCCTATGTGGACCGGTTCCGCTACAAGGCTGACAAGGCCAAACAGGCCCAGTCGCGGATCAAGGCGCTGGCGCGGATGCAGCCGATCACCACCCCGCAGGAGGCAGCGCTGCGGGCGTTCAGTTTCCCCGAACCCGAGGAACTGTCGCCGCCGATCATCCACATGGAGGGCGGCGTCACCGGCTATGGCGACACGCCGGTGCTGGCGCGGCTGAACCTGCGGATCGACCAGGACGACCGGATCGCGCTCCTGGGGCGGAACGGGCAGGGCAAATCGACCCTGTCGAAACTGTTGTCCGACCGGTTGCCGCTGATGGCGGGCAAACTGGTCCGGTCGCGCAAGCTGCGGATCGGCTATTTCGCCCAGCACCAGG
This is a stretch of genomic DNA from Pukyongiella litopenaei. It encodes these proteins:
- the ndk gene encoding nucleoside-diphosphate kinase, with translation MALERTFSIIKPDATRRNLTGAINAKLEEAGLRIVAQKRIHMTKAQAGKFYEVHAERPFYDELCDFMSSAPVVVQVLEGDNAIARNREVMGATNPADAAPGTIRAEFAESVGENSVHGSDAPETAAVEIAYFFSGIELVG
- a CDS encoding ABC-F family ATP-binding cassette domain-containing protein; this encodes MLRIDDITYSVGGRPLLEAASAVIPTGHKVGLVGRNGTGKTTLFRLIRGELALESGSVTLPSRARIGGVAQEAPSSDVSLLDTVLAADTERAALLAEAATATDPARIAEVQTRLADIDAWSAEARAASILKGLGFDDAAQARPCSDFSGGWRMRVALAAVLFSQPDLLLLDEPTNYLDLEGALWLESYLARYPHTVIIVSHDRGLLNRAVGAILHLEDRKLTLYQGPYDQFARARAEKLALAEAMAKKQEARRAHLQSYVDRFRYKADKAKQAQSRIKALARMQPITTPQEAALRAFSFPEPEELSPPIIHMEGGVTGYGDTPVLARLNLRIDQDDRIALLGRNGQGKSTLSKLLSDRLPLMAGKLVRSRKLRIGYFAQHQVDELHVDETPIDHLRRLRPDEAPARLRARLGGFGLGAAQAETVVGSLSGGQKARLSLLIATIDAPHLLILDEPTNHLDIESREALVEALTAYSGAVILVSHDMHLLSLVADRLWLVDGGTVRPFDGDLEAYRAQLLSRDKPAPKRETPKPRRPSRDTLLLLRGEVRKSEARVEKLNDMRDRLAEKLADPALYEDGRQAEAEVWQRKYAEVMEGLDRAETLWMRALEKLEAAEG